One window from the genome of Epinephelus moara isolate mb chromosome 5, YSFRI_EMoa_1.0, whole genome shotgun sequence encodes:
- the tyrp1b gene encoding tyrosinase-related protein 1b, with translation MHSQSMWRAGLLVVTMCATLTLAQFPRVCVTTVGLQSGQCCPSPTGAAGDECGSSTGRGQCVSIAADNRRHGPQYPYAGRDDRERWPLRFFNRTCQCNGNFSGYDCGRCRHGLTGPNCDQRISVVRRNIMQMSAAEKLAFVNALDQAKRTVHPDLVICTRRYQEVFGPDGNTPQFENITIYNYFVWSHYYSVSKTYLGPGQASFGGVDFSHEGPGFVTWHRFHLLQLERDMQDMLGNPTFALPYWNFAIGGSQCDICTDDLLGARSSFDMNSISSNSIFSQWRVICESVEDYDTMGTVCNNTETSPIRRNPAGNVARPMVQRLPAPQDVLDCLELNAFDTPPYYSTSSESFRNTIEGYSAPQGMYDPVIRSLHNLAHLFLNGTGGQTHLSPNDPIFVLLHTFTDAIFDEWLSRHQPGEVVYPEENAPIGHNRRFNMVPFWPPVTNAEMFVSAPENLGYSYEVQWPVRAYTLSEIITIAIVAAVLVVAVVGGVIACAVRARSYRSAEALEPLLGETFRRYSEDDRRLDKSQSVV, from the exons ATGCACAGTCAGAG CATGTGGAGAGCAGGTCTCTTGGTGGTGACCATGTGTGCCACCCTAACACTGGCCCAGTTTCCCCGGGTGTGTGTCACCACTGTGGGGCTACAGAGTGGTCAGTGCTGCCCGTCCCCCACAGGGGCAGCGGGGGATGAGTGTGGCTCCAGCACGGGAAGGGGGCAGTGTGTGTCCATTGCAGCAGACAACCGGCGCCATGGACCCCAGTACCCTTATGCTGGGCGTGATGACAGAGAGAGGTGGCCGCTGAGATTTTTCAACCGCACTTGCCAGTGTAATGGGAATTTCAGTGGCTACGACTGTGGGCGATGTCGACACGGGCTGACTGGACCGAACTGTGATCAGAGAATCTCTGTGG TAAGGAGGAATATCATGCAGATGAGTGCAGCTGAGAAGCTGGCATTTGTGAATGCTTTGGACCAAGCTAAGAGGACCGTCCACCCTGACCTGGTCATCTGTACACGACG GTACCAGGAGGTGTTTGGGCCCGATGGCAACACCCCGCAGTTTGAGAACATCACCATTTACAACTACTTTGTTTGGAGCCACTATTACTCTGTCAGTAAAACATACCTGGGGCCGGGCCAGGCCAGCTTTGGAGGCGTAGACTTCTCCCACGAGGGCCCCGGCTTTGTCACCTGGCACCGTTTTCATCTGCTGCAACTGGAGAGAGACATGCAG GACATGCTGGGCAACCCCACCTTTGCTCTGCCCTACTGGAACTTCGCCATCGGAGGCAGCCAGTGCGACATCTGCACCGATGACCTGCTTGGAGCCAGGAGCTCCTTCGACATGAACTCCATCAGCTCCAACTCCATCTTCTCCCAGTGGAGGGTTATCTGTGAGAGTGTGGAAGACTACGATACTATGGGCACTGTCTGCAACA ACACAGAGACCAGTCCCATCAGGAGGAACCCAGCAGGCAACGTGGCACGTCCCATGGTGCAGAGGCTGCCAGCGCCTCAGGATGTGTTGGACTGTCTGGAGCTCAACGCCTTCGACACCCCGCCTTACTACTCCACCTCCTCCGAGAGCTTCAGGAACACCATTGAAG GCTACAGCGCCCCTCAGGGGATGTACGACCCGGTGATCCGCAGCCTCCACAACTTGGCCCACCTCTTCCTCAATGGGACGGGCGGACAGActcacctctcacccaatgatCCCATCTTTGTCCTGCTGCACACGTTCACCGATGCAATCTTCGACGAGTGGCTCAGCAGGCACCAGCCAG GTGAAGTAGTTTACCCTGAGGAGAATGCTCCCATTGGGCACAACCGGAGATTCAACATGGTTCCTTTCTGGCCTCCTGTCACCAATGCTGAGATGTTCGTCTCTGCCCCAGAAAACCTGGGATACTCCTACGAGGTCCAGTGGCCAG TTCGTGCCTACACCCTGTCTGAGATCATCACCATCGCCATCGTTGCGGCCGTGCTGGTGGTGGCTGTGGTGGGTGGTGTCATCGCCTGTGCTGTGCGTGCCCGCTCCTACCGCTCAGCTGAGGCCCTAGAGCCACTGCTGGGAGAGACTTTCCGACGCTACTCAGAGGACGACCGGAGGTTGGACAAATCACAGTCCGTTGTCTAA
- the si:dkeyp-118a3.2 gene encoding A-kinase anchor protein 12 yields MEYCFLKGFLVVLLIQHCTSEGLSTSIQSSTAVTLQDDQALPPEPELPPADVVPVVAPPSLKEVQQAVQEASEQVEGRGAEEVLKELLERVVEAALGQVEGGGEAKADEAAAQEAAEEDALETDAEAEVLEQVVKKEVEGEDTGTKGGDTGVGEEQEVAEVDASEDVAEGGKGVVEGEATAGSVVETTAGVETEDREVEGMEVIDESLDTQVSQEVVEETGAASEETGGYLAAEEAQAEDGEEQVVLSEENGAADTETQEIEETPGVVEPAVESDPSLAVSDVEQTGDVWRNEETIVDEIEGEVIVPSSDNYEIESTQSVVGEPVEEEEVNIVKGAEGLGVEDEQGHLVVEGGAAGEVEAEGTIVGEAEGGERHREGVGKEESVALVNEGGDHQAGEEDHIALETSHSSEKEDQEVLVISAPEPEDGDEASIEQIPEIQVPTPSPSLGGVEARENTLGNEKSSDGNEIITPTDDLLPHDPVVAQPTLDNFVKDGLAEAPQAEGEKLGEANELVEDTAGNTETSELGLEAWKIGAISAAAFLVLETVIIIIYILKCRNKNSAPALQRACEEGCVEPEAATGGDCSDDTLPAGNGDAQQIAALDLSDVASTLAQNKEMHEEEHAIAMSDLPPSSAEESANTGPGPDSSQDLRTSIL; encoded by the exons ATGGAGTACTGCTTTTTAAAAGGATTCCTGGTGGTTTTGTTGATACAACACTGCACGTCTGAAG GTCTGTCTACCTCCATCCAGTCCTCCACAGCAGTCACCCTGCAAGATGACCAGGCCTTACCCCCTGAACCAGAGCTGCCTCCTGCAGATGTGGTACCCGTGGTGGCCCCCCCTAGCCTGAAGGAGGTGCAGCAGGCCGTGCAGGAGGCCTCAGAGCAGGTGGAGGGTCGTGGGGCAGAGGAAGTGCTGAAGGAGCTGCTGGAGAGGGTGGTGGAGGCAGCTTTGGGGCAGGTGGAAGGAGGAGGTGAAGCGAAAGCAGATgaggcagcagcacaggagGCCGCTGAGGAGGATGCCCTCGAAACCGACGCAGAGGCAGAGGTGTTGGAGCAGGTGGTAAagaaggaggtggagggtgAGGATACGGGCACCAAGGGGGGAGATACTGGTGttggagaggagcaggaggtaGCTGAGGTGGATGCATCTGAGGATGTAGCTGAGGGGGGCAAAGGGGTTGTCGAAGGGGAGGCTACAGCTGGATCTGTGGTGGAGACTACAGCAGGTGTAGAAACTGAagacagagaggtggaggggatggaggTTATTGATGAGTCTCTAGACACCCAAGTCAGTCAGGAGGTTGTAGAGGAAACTGGAGCTGCTTCAGAGGAGACAGGGGGGTATTTAGCAGCGGAGGAGGCACAGGCGGAGGACGGCGAGGAGCAGGTTGTGTTGTCAGAAGAAAACGGGGCagctgacacagaaacacaggag ATAGAGGAAACTCCAGGAGTTGTGGAGCCTGCAGTAGAGTCTGACCCTAGCCTGGCAGTGTCTGACGTGGAACAGACAGGAGATGTATGGAGAAATGAAGAAACTATTGTGGATGAAATTGAAGGTGAGGTGATAGTACCCTCTTCTGATAATTATGAAATAGAGAGCACACAAAGTGTAGTGGGAGAACCAGTAGAAGAAGAGGAGGTAAACATAGTGAAGGGCGCTGAAGGATTGGGGGTAGAGGACGAACAAGGCCATTTAGTGGTGGAGGGAGGAGCTGCTGGAGAGGTAGAAGCAGAAGGTACAATAGTGGGGGAAGCAGAAGGGGgtgaaagacacagagagggtgTAGGCAAGGAGGAATCAGTGGCATTGGTAAATGAGGGGGGTGACCACCAAGCTGGAGAAGAGGATCACATTGCTCTGGAGACCTCACACAGCAGTGAAAAGGAGGATCAAG AAGTGCTGGTGATCTCTGCCCCAGAGCCAGAGGACGGTGATGAAGCCTCCATAGAGCAGATCCCTGAGATTCAGGTGCCCACCCCCAGCCCATCCCTTGGTGGGGTGGAGGCCAGAGAAAACACCCTCGGTAATGAGAAATCCAGCGATGGCAATGAGATCATCACGCCTACTGATGACCTTTTGCCACATGACCCCGTCGTGGCCCAACCTACACTGGATAATTTTGTGAAGGATGGTCTCGCTGAAGCGCCTCAGGCAGAAGGGGAGAAACTAGGGGAGGCCAACGAGCTGGTGGAAGatacagctggaaacacag AGACAAGTGAGCTGGGCCTGGAGGCATGGAAGATTGGGGCTATTTCTGCTGCAGCCTTCCTGGTCTTGGAGACTGTTATCATCATTATCTATATCCTCAAATGTCGTAACAAAAACAG TGCCCCGGCCCTGCAGCGGGCATGTGAGGAAGGGTGTGTTGAACCGGAGGCAGCTACAGGAGGTGACTGCAGTGATGACACACTTCCTGCAGGCAATGGGGACGCTCAACA GATAGCAGCACTTGACCTATCTGATGTGGCCTCAACCCTGGCCCAAAACAAAGAGATGCACGAAGAGGAGCATGCGATAGCCATGTCCGACCTCCCTCCGAGCTCCGCAGAGGAGTCGGCCAACACTGGACCAGGACCAGACTCCTCACAAGACCTCAGGACTTCCATTCTCTAG